One window from the genome of Leptospira johnsonii encodes:
- the zapE gene encoding AFG1/ZapE family ATPase: MNLKNLTPIREGSPSCKFCAGVGFLLEENVKNSSSGVLLLCSCVGESCPCGGKAPYMVYDESQNRMLPCVCHNARMELSRVEYLVKKAGIPARYKYRTLDRMDTTELSFLAAHDWANDIVVKWKERERAQQGLYLWGGTGSGKTLLACAILNELILRYGLECKYAKINRDFLSTIRDSYQKESELHGMEQTIKKQFTDVEVLVLDDFGANKESDWANSQLYDLIDARYEEEKVTILTSNIPPSDWKDKAEGRIFSRLMEMAKQIHLDCPDYRLSHSAFGTH, translated from the coding sequence ATGAATTTAAAGAATTTAACCCCGATCCGAGAAGGTTCTCCCAGCTGCAAGTTCTGTGCGGGAGTCGGATTTCTTTTGGAAGAGAATGTAAAGAATTCCAGCTCTGGAGTTCTGTTACTTTGTTCCTGCGTCGGAGAATCTTGCCCCTGCGGTGGTAAGGCTCCTTATATGGTCTACGACGAAAGTCAAAATAGAATGTTACCTTGTGTCTGCCATAACGCTAGAATGGAATTGAGCAGGGTAGAATATTTGGTGAAGAAGGCGGGGATCCCTGCGAGATACAAATATAGAACCCTGGATCGGATGGACACTACCGAACTTTCTTTCCTAGCAGCTCACGACTGGGCAAATGATATCGTAGTAAAATGGAAAGAAAGAGAAAGGGCGCAACAAGGTCTGTATCTTTGGGGCGGAACAGGTTCCGGAAAAACATTACTTGCCTGCGCAATCTTAAATGAACTCATTCTTCGTTACGGATTGGAATGTAAATATGCAAAGATCAATCGAGACTTTCTTTCTACCATTCGAGACAGTTATCAAAAAGAAAGTGAACTCCATGGAATGGAGCAAACGATTAAAAAACAATTCACAGATGTGGAAGTTTTGGTTTTAGACGACTTCGGAGCAAATAAAGAATCCGATTGGGCTAATTCTCAGTTATACGATCTAATAGATGCAAGATACGAAGAAGAGAAGGTAACCATTCTCACTTCCAATATTCCTCCTTCCGATTGGAAGGACAAAGCAGAAGGTAGGATATTTTCGAGATTGATGGAGATGGCAAAACAAATCCATTTGGATTGTCCGGATTATCGTCTAAGTCATAGCGCTTTCGGAACTCATTGA
- the folK gene encoding 2-amino-4-hydroxy-6-hydroxymethyldihydropteridine diphosphokinase translates to MDKNNHIAFLCLGTNLGHRELYLSDAIQKISAHPEIQILKKGTALNTEALEVTDQPDFLNQLVQISTHLSPRELLDFLLGIENEMGRVRTRDKGPRVIDIDILSIDDMKIHEKGLHLPHHSLFTRPFILELLNELGEGSLIQAFGNPSEG, encoded by the coding sequence ATGGATAAAAATAATCACATCGCATTTCTATGCTTGGGAACGAATTTGGGACATCGAGAATTGTATCTTTCGGATGCGATCCAAAAGATCAGTGCTCATCCCGAAATACAGATCCTAAAAAAAGGGACCGCTTTAAATACGGAAGCTCTAGAAGTTACTGACCAACCCGATTTTTTAAACCAACTCGTACAGATATCCACTCATCTTTCTCCCAGAGAACTTTTGGATTTTCTACTCGGCATAGAAAATGAAATGGGAAGGGTCCGCACAAGAGACAAGGGCCCTCGAGTCATAGACATAGATATTCTATCCATCGACGATATGAAGATCCATGAGAAGGGTTTACATCTTCCCCATCATAGTCTGTTTACCCGTCCTTTTATATTAGAACTTTTAAATGAACTCGGAGAAGGTTCCCTGATCCAAGCTTTCGGGAATCCTTCGGAGGGATGA